In a genomic window of Poecilia reticulata strain Guanapo linkage group LG22, Guppy_female_1.0+MT, whole genome shotgun sequence:
- the thbs1a gene encoding thrombospondin-1 — protein MMLYGIFFLLMLWSCDGARLAESRDDNSVYDLFELARVSKRHNGVSLVKGADPYSPAYKVLNADLIPPVPDASFRDLLDSIQAERGFLLLLNLKQSKKTRGSLLTVEKTDGSGPIFEIISNGKANTLDLVYSTERQLQVVSIEDAGLANGHWKNLTLFIQDDRAQLFVGCEEINVSEMDVPIQTLLSRELADRARLRIGKGAVKDKFMGVLQNVHFVFGTSLDAILTNKGCKSGAALTQMMTLDNPVNGSSPAIRTDYTGHKSKDLQTVCGFSCEDITSMFKELRGLNVIVKQLSNQLQKVSTDSELLKNQIIIHNGVCIHNGIVHKDKDEWTVDGCTECTCQNSATICRKISCPLIPCANATVPDGECCPRCGTPSDFPEGGWSAWSDWTHCSVTCGRGIQQRGRSCDRINSKCEGTSVQTRDCYPQECDKRFKQDGGWSHWSPWSSCSVTCGEGVMTQIRLCNSPTPQMGGRDCQGEGRHTKVCQMSPCPINGEWGPWSPWDTCSATCGGGVQTRNRLCNDPMPKYGGKDCIGDATMVQICNKQDCPIDGCLSNPCFPGAKCTSFRDGSFECGKCPLGYTGDGITCTDIDECKEVPDACHTHNGIHRCENTEPGYNCLPCPSRFSGPQPFGRGVEQATAKKQVCTPRNPCKDGSHNCHKNANCIYLGVYSESMFRCECKPGYAGNGRICGEDSDLDGWPNTDLPCVENATYHCKKDNCPNLPNSGQEDHDKDGLGDECDQDDDNDGIPDDRDNCPRVYNPAQYDADRDDVGDRCDNCVFEANTDQTDTDNNGEGDACAVDIDGDGILNENDNCPYVYNVDQRDTDRDGVGDHCDNCPLEHNPDQVDSDSDRIGDKCDNNQDIDEDGHQNNLDNCPYISNANQADHDKDGKGDACDHDDDNDGIPDDKDNCRLAFNPDQLDSDGDGRGDICKDDFDQDNVLDIHDVCPENFAISETDFRRFQMVPLDPKGTSQIDPNWVVRHQGKELVQTVNCDPGIAVGYDEFSAVDFSGTFFINTDRDDDYAGFVFGYQSSSRFYTVMWKQITQTYWSHTPTRAQGYSGLSIKVVNSTTGPGEHLRNALWHTGDTAGQVRTLWHDPKNIGWKDFTAYRWHLTHRPKTGLIRVVMYEGKRIMADSGNIYDKTYAGGRLGLYVFSQEMVYFSDLKYECRDT, from the exons ATGATGCTGTATGGCATCTTTTTTCTGCTGATGCTTTGGAGTTGCGATGGTGCCAGATTGGCAG AGAGTCGCGATGATAACAGTGTGTATGACCTATTTGAGCTGGCGAGGGTGAGCAAAAGACACAACGGAGTGAGTCTAGTCAAAGGCGCAGACCCTTACAGTCCCGCATACAAGGTCCTGAACGCAGACCTGATCCCCCCAGTCCCCGACGCCTCCTTCAGGGACCTCCTCGACTCCATCCAGGCCGAGCGGGGATTCCTCCTACTACTTAATCTGAAGCAGTCCAAGAAAACTAGAGGCAGCCTGCTGACAGTCGAGAAGACCGATGGATCTGGCCCTATCTTCGAGATCATTTCTAACGGGAAGGCGAACACTCTTGATCTGGTCTACTCCACCGAGAGGCAGCTGCAGGTGGTGTCCATCGAAGATGCCGGCTTGGCCAATGGGCACTGGAAGAACCTCACGCTGTTCATCCAGGACGACAGGGCACAGCTTTTTGTGGGCTGTGAAGAGATCAATGTGTCAGAGATGGATGTGCCAATCCAAACTTTACTGTCCAGGGAGTTGGCAGATAGAGCCCGACTCAGGATTGGAAAGGGGGCAGTGAAGGACAAGTTTATG ggagTCCTCCAGAATGTCCATTTTGTCTTTGGAACCTCTCTAGATGCCATACTGACCAATAAGGGATGCAAAAGTGGAG CTGCTTTAACCCAAATGATGACCCTGGACAACCCAGTCAATGGTTCCAGTCCTGCCATTAGAACCGATTATACTGGCCACAAATCCAAAG ATCTGCAGACTGTCTGCGGTTTCTCATGTGAGGATATTACCAGTATGTTTAAGGAGCTCAGGGGACTCAATGTGATTGTTAAGCAGCTGTCAAATCAACTCCAAAAAGTG tCCACTGATAGCGAGTTACTGAAAAATCAGATCATCATCCACAATGGAGTCTGCATCCATAACGGCATTGTGCACAAGGACAAAGATGAATGGACAGTGGATGGCTGCACAGAGTGCACCTGTCAG AACTCTGCAACCATATGTCGCAAAATCTCCTGTCCTCTCATCCCCTGCGCCAATGCCACTGTGCCCGATGGAGAATGCTGCCCACGCTGTGGAACAC CGAGTGACTTTCCCGAGGGTGGTTGGTCTGCCTGGTCTGACTGGACCCATTGTTCTGTGACTTGTGGTCGTGGAATCCAGCAGCGTGGACGCTCCTGTGACCGCATCAACAGCAAGTGTGAGGGCACCTCTGTCCAGACCCGTGACTGCTACCCGCAGGAATGCGACAAGCGCT TCAAGCAGGATGGAGGTTGGAGCCACTGGTCGCCCTGGTCTTCATGCTCTGTGACCTGTGGCGAAGGGGTCATGACACAGATCCGTCTCTGCAACTCCCCCACACCGCAGATGGGTGGCAGAGACTGCCAAGGAGAGGGACGTCACACCAAAGTCTGCCAAATGTCGCCCTGTCCCA TTAATGGAGAATGGGGACCTTGGTCACCATGGGATACCTGCTCTGCAACCTGTGGTGGAGGAGTCCAAACAAGAAACCGCCTCTGCAATGACCCAATGCCTAAATACGGAGGAAAAGATTGCATTGGCGATGCTACCATGGTCCAAATCTGCAACAAACAAGACTGCCCTATTG ATGGTTGCCTTTCCAACCCATGCTTCCCTGGTGCAAAGTGCACCAGCTTCCGTGACGGCTCATTTGAGTGTGGCAAGTGCCCACTTGGCTACACTGGTGATGGGATTACCTGCACAGACATTGATGAATGCAAAGAGGTCCCAGATGCTTGCCATACTCACAATGGAATCCATCGTTGTGAGAACACTGAGCCAGGTTACAACTGCCTCCCCTGTCCTTCCCGTTTCTCTGGCCCCCAACCTTTCGGAAGAGGTGTGGAACAGGCAACTGCTAAAAAGCAG GTGTGCACTCCCCGCAACCCTTGCAAGGATGGTAGCCACAACTGCCATAAAAATGCGAACTGCATATATTTGGGCGTCTACTCCGAGTCAATGTTCCGCTGTGAGTGCAAGCCAGGATATGCCGGGAATGGCCGGATTTGTGGAGAGGACAGTGACCTGGATGGATGGCCTAACACTGATCTGCCGTGTGTGGAGAACGCCACTTATCACTGCAAAAAG GATAACTGCCCGAACCTTCCCAACTCTGGCCAGGAAGACCATGACAAAGATGGCCTTGGGGATGAATGTGACCAGGATGATGACAATGATGGAATTCCCGATGATAGG GATAACTGTCCAAGAGTGTACAACCCTGCCCAGTATGATGCAGACAGGGATGATGTTGGTGACCGCTGTGACAACTGTGTGTTTGAGGCTAATACTGACCAAACAGACACAGACAACAATGGAGAGGGAGATGCCTGTGCTGTCGACATTGATGGCGATG GTATTCTGAATGAGAATGACAACTGCCCATATGTGTACAATGTTGACcagagagacacagacaggGATGGTGTTGGAGATCACTGTGATAACTGTCCCCTCGAGCACAACCCAGACCAG GTCGACTCTGACTCGGACCGTATTGGAGACAAGTGCGACAACAACCAAGACATTGATGAGGATGGTCACCAGAACAACTTGGATAACTGCCCATACATTTCCAATGCCAACCAGGCTGACCATGACAAAGATGGCAAAGGTGATGCTTGCGACCATGATGATGACAATGACGGCATTCCTGATGATAAAGACAATTGCCGATTGGCTTTTAACCCTGATCAGCTGGACTCTGATG GTGATGGCCGTGGAGATATTTGCAAGGATGATTTTGACCAAGACAATGTCCTGGACATCCACGATGTTTGCCCTGAGAACTTTGCCATTAGTGAAACAGACTTCCGCAGATTCCAGATGGTTCCCTTGGATCCCAAAGGCACCTCTCAGATTGACCCCAACTGGGTGGTGAGGCATCAAGGCAAGGAGCTGGTGCAGACTGTCAACTGCGATCCCGGCATTGCTGTTG GTTACGATGAGTTCAGTGCCGTGGATTTCAGTGGAACGTTCTTCATCAACACGGACAGAGATGATGACTATGCCGGGTTCGTGTTTGGCTACCAGTCGAGCTCCCGCTTCTACACAGTGATGTGGAAACAGATCACACAGACTTACTGGTCCCACACACCCACCAGAGCTCAAGGCTACTCTGGCTTGTCAATCAAAGTTGTAAATTCCACCACAGGGCCTGGCGAACACCTCAGAAACGCTCTGTGGCACACCGGAGACACCGCAGGACAG GTCCGTACTCTGTGGCACGACCCCAAGAATATTGGCTGGAAGGACTTTACCGCCTATAGATGGCACCTAACCCACAGACCCAAGACTGGACTTATTAG AGTGGTCATGTATGAAGGCAAGAGAATCATGGCGGattctggaaacatttatgatAAGACATATGCTGGTGGGCGACTAGGCTTGTATGTCTTCTCTCAGGAGATGGTTTACTTCTCAGACCTCAAATATGAATGTAGAG ATACATAA